The proteins below come from a single Pandoraea apista genomic window:
- a CDS encoding alpha/beta fold hydrolase — MTDSRSEFLTVRGLRHHVRQWGAPGAPKLFLLHGWMDVSASFQFVAQTLAQRWHLLAPDWRGFGLTDWPVADGRCGSYWFPDYLADLEALLDVYTEPGEAINLIGHSMGGNVACLYAGVRPARVRRLVNLEGFGLPPSQPIAAIRQLGRWLDDLQSAPTLRPYASLDDVAARLRKTNPRLLPERAAWLAQRWARQTRDGQWHLLADAAHKIANPYPYRLDEAMAVWGNVSAPVLHVEATDSEVLQHFVGAQGKEAFRERFEVFPNLTEAFVADAGHMLHHDQPEAVARLIDDFCRE; from the coding sequence ATGACCGATTCGCGATCCGAGTTTCTGACTGTGCGTGGCCTGCGCCATCATGTCCGGCAGTGGGGCGCGCCCGGTGCGCCGAAGCTGTTCTTGTTGCACGGGTGGATGGACGTGTCGGCGTCATTCCAGTTTGTGGCGCAAACGCTCGCACAGCGCTGGCATCTGCTTGCGCCCGACTGGCGCGGTTTCGGCCTCACGGACTGGCCGGTGGCCGATGGCCGCTGCGGCAGTTACTGGTTTCCCGACTATCTAGCCGATCTTGAGGCGTTGCTCGACGTCTACACCGAGCCCGGCGAAGCCATCAACCTGATCGGTCACAGCATGGGCGGGAACGTTGCCTGCCTGTATGCCGGTGTGCGACCGGCGCGCGTTCGGCGGCTTGTCAATCTGGAGGGCTTCGGTCTGCCGCCGTCTCAGCCGATCGCGGCGATCCGTCAACTCGGGCGGTGGCTCGACGACTTGCAGAGTGCGCCGACGCTGCGTCCGTACGCCTCGCTGGACGACGTGGCCGCGCGCTTGCGCAAGACGAATCCGCGACTCCTCCCCGAACGGGCGGCGTGGCTGGCTCAGCGATGGGCGCGTCAGACACGCGACGGGCAATGGCACTTGCTTGCGGATGCGGCTCACAAGATTGCCAATCCGTACCCTTACCGGCTCGACGAGGCAATGGCCGTGTGGGGCAATGTCAGCGCACCCGTGTTGCATGTCGAGGCGACGGATTCGGAGGTGTTGCAGCACTTCGTCGGGGCGCAGGGCAAAGAGGCGTTCCGTGAGCGTTTCGAGGTCTTTCCGAATTTGACGGAGGCCTTCGTGGCTGACGCGGGCCACATGCTGCATCACGATCAACCGGAAGCCGTGGCGCGGCTGATCGACGACTTCTGCCGGGAGTAG
- a CDS encoding L-threonylcarbamoyladenylate synthase, whose translation MSQFFQIHPENPQSRLIKQAAQIIDKGGIVALPTDSSYAIACHIDDKLAVDRLRRIRGLDEKQLLSLLVRDLSELAEFAIVDNRQYRLIKATTPGPYVFILEATKEVPRRLSHPSRKTIGLRVPEHAITLALLEELGQPLLATTLILPGETEPLNDPEEIRERLEKQLDLVIDGGACPKEPSTVLDLTVTPPEVLRRGRGSLAPFGLS comes from the coding sequence ATGTCGCAATTCTTCCAGATTCATCCGGAAAATCCTCAGTCACGACTCATCAAACAGGCCGCCCAGATCATCGACAAGGGCGGCATCGTCGCGTTGCCGACCGATTCGAGCTACGCGATTGCCTGTCATATCGACGACAAGCTGGCCGTCGATCGTCTGCGCCGTATTCGCGGCCTCGACGAGAAGCAATTACTGTCGCTGCTGGTGCGCGATCTGTCGGAACTGGCGGAGTTCGCGATCGTGGACAACCGGCAATACCGCCTGATCAAGGCGACTACGCCGGGGCCCTATGTGTTCATTCTCGAGGCAACGAAGGAAGTGCCGCGCCGCCTCTCTCATCCTTCGCGAAAGACCATTGGCCTGCGGGTGCCGGAGCATGCCATTACGCTCGCGTTGCTTGAGGAACTGGGTCAGCCGCTGCTTGCCACCACGCTGATTCTGCCGGGCGAAACCGAGCCGCTGAACGACCCTGAGGAGATCCGCGAGCGACTGGAAAAGCAACTGGATCTGGTGATCGATGGCGGCGCCTGCCCGAAAGAACCGTCGACGGTGCTCGATCTGACGGTCACGCCGCCCGAGGTGTTGCGCAGGGGGCGCGGCTCACTGGCACCCTTCGGGCTATCGTGA
- the eno gene encoding phosphopyruvate hydratase, which translates to MSAIVDIIGREVLDSRGNPTVECDVLLESGVMGRAAVPSGASTGSREAIELRDGDKDRYLGKGVQKAVEHINTEISEAIMGLDAAEQAFLDKTLIELDGTDNKSRLGANAMLAVSMAVAKAAAEEAGLPLYRYFGGSGAMQMPVPMMNIVNGGAHANNSLDIQEFMVMPVGQTSFREALRCGAEIFHALKKIIAEKGMSTAVGDEGGFAPNFASNEECLTTIQQAVENAGYRLGDDVLLALDCASTEFFKNGKYELAGEGLSLSSEEFADYLANLCDKFPIVSIEDGMSEDDWAGWKILTEKLGKKVQLVGDDLFVTNTKILKQGIEQGVANSILIKINQIGTLTETFAAIEMAKRAGYTAVVSHRSGETEDSTIADIAVGTNAGQIKTGSLSRSDRIAKYNQLLRIEEDLGDIASYPGKETFYNLR; encoded by the coding sequence ATGAGTGCAATCGTAGATATCATCGGGCGCGAAGTGCTGGACTCGCGCGGCAATCCGACGGTCGAGTGCGACGTGCTGCTGGAGTCGGGCGTGATGGGCCGTGCGGCAGTGCCGTCGGGCGCGTCGACCGGCTCGCGCGAAGCGATCGAACTGCGCGACGGCGATAAGGATCGCTATCTTGGCAAGGGTGTGCAAAAGGCAGTCGAGCACATCAATACCGAGATTTCGGAAGCGATCATGGGCCTGGATGCAGCAGAACAAGCCTTCCTGGACAAGACCCTGATCGAACTCGACGGCACGGACAACAAGTCGCGCCTCGGTGCGAACGCCATGCTGGCCGTGTCGATGGCCGTGGCCAAGGCCGCAGCCGAAGAAGCCGGTCTGCCGCTGTACCGCTATTTCGGTGGTTCGGGCGCCATGCAAATGCCGGTGCCGATGATGAACATCGTCAACGGCGGTGCGCATGCCAACAACAGTCTCGACATTCAGGAATTCATGGTGATGCCCGTCGGCCAGACGAGCTTCCGTGAAGCCCTGCGTTGCGGCGCTGAAATCTTCCACGCGCTCAAGAAAATCATCGCCGAGAAGGGCATGAGCACGGCCGTGGGCGACGAAGGCGGTTTCGCCCCGAACTTCGCGTCGAACGAAGAGTGCCTGACGACCATTCAGCAAGCGGTCGAGAACGCGGGTTACCGTCTGGGCGACGACGTGCTGCTGGCGCTCGACTGCGCGTCGACCGAGTTCTTCAAGAACGGCAAGTACGAACTGGCCGGCGAAGGCCTGTCGCTGAGCTCGGAAGAGTTCGCCGACTACCTCGCCAACCTGTGCGACAAGTTCCCGATCGTCTCGATCGAAGACGGCATGTCGGAAGACGACTGGGCCGGCTGGAAGATCCTGACCGAGAAGCTGGGCAAGAAGGTGCAACTGGTCGGTGACGATCTGTTCGTGACCAACACGAAGATCCTGAAGCAGGGCATCGAGCAAGGCGTCGCCAACTCGATCCTCATCAAGATCAACCAGATCGGCACGCTTACCGAAACCTTCGCCGCCATCGAAATGGCCAAGCGCGCCGGTTATACGGCCGTGGTGTCGCATCGTTCGGGCGAAACCGAAGACTCGACGATTGCCGATATTGCCGTGGGCACGAACGCCGGTCAGATCAAGACCGGTTCGCTCTCGCGCAGCGACCGTATCGCCAAGTACAACCAGTTGCTTCGTATCGAGGAAGATCTCGGCGATATCGCTTCGTATCCGGGCAAGGAAACGTTTTACAATCTGCGCTAA
- the hslO gene encoding Hsp33 family molecular chaperone HslO, which produces MSDQLQKFMFDAAPVRGEYVSLDATWRAVLERHDYPLPVRHLLGEMMAAAALLTANVKFDGALILQLHGDGPVTMIVVECNADLTMRATAKYSGEIPENATLKSLVNVNGRAHFAITLDPRVKQPGQQPYQGIVPLSDEHGPLPDMASVLEHYMHHSEQLDTRLWLASDENHAVGILLQKLPGHGGTAGAGAERAPELDEDTWNRVCQLGNTLKRDEMLSTDRETLLHRLFWEETVRVFEPQVVAFRCTCSRERVANMLRTLGEAEVMSVFDERPNVEVACEFCRQTYHFDKVDAAQLFAEQSHAAPSAQH; this is translated from the coding sequence GTGTCCGATCAACTTCAGAAATTCATGTTCGACGCCGCCCCGGTGCGCGGCGAATACGTCAGCCTCGACGCCACCTGGCGCGCGGTGCTCGAGCGTCACGACTACCCGCTGCCGGTACGCCATCTGCTCGGCGAAATGATGGCCGCTGCGGCGCTGCTTACGGCCAACGTCAAGTTCGACGGCGCCCTGATCCTGCAATTGCACGGCGACGGCCCCGTCACCATGATCGTGGTCGAATGCAACGCCGACCTGACGATGCGCGCGACGGCGAAGTACAGCGGCGAGATTCCCGAGAATGCAACGCTCAAGTCGCTCGTTAACGTCAATGGCCGCGCGCACTTCGCCATTACCCTCGACCCGCGCGTCAAGCAACCGGGACAGCAGCCCTATCAGGGCATCGTGCCGCTGTCCGACGAGCACGGCCCGTTGCCCGATATGGCGTCGGTGCTCGAGCACTACATGCACCATTCGGAGCAGCTCGACACACGCCTGTGGCTGGCGTCGGACGAGAACCATGCGGTCGGCATCCTGTTGCAGAAGCTGCCGGGTCACGGCGGCACGGCAGGTGCCGGTGCGGAGCGCGCGCCCGAGCTTGACGAAGACACGTGGAATCGCGTCTGCCAACTGGGCAACACGCTCAAGCGCGACGAAATGCTGAGTACCGACCGTGAAACGCTGCTGCATCGCCTGTTCTGGGAAGAGACGGTGCGCGTGTTCGAGCCGCAGGTCGTGGCCTTCCGCTGCACATGCTCGCGGGAGCGGGTCGCCAATATGTTGCGCACACTCGGCGAAGCCGAAGTCATGAGCGTATTCGACGAACGCCCTAACGTTGAGGTGGCGTGCGAGTTCTGTCGCCAGACCTATCACTTCGACAAGGTGGATGCTGCACAGCTTTTCGCCGAGCAGTCGCACGCGGCGCCGTCTGCACAGCATTAA
- a CDS encoding 3',5'-nucleoside bisphosphate phosphatase, with the protein MLNADLHCHSKVSDGTLSPSEVAQVAFEAGVDLWALTDHDEIGGQREARAAAEALGMRYVSGVEISITWANRTVHIVGLNIDPDNPTLIDGLAATRGGRAARAEQMSEQLAAAGIPGAYEGALRYVGNPDLISRTHFARYLVEIGKCASVSDVFSKYLAEGRPGYVPHRWATLENSVKWIRGAGGIAVVAHPGRYKFSPLEFGVLFDQFRELGGEAIEVITGSHTPEQYREYAEVARQYGFLASRGSDFHGPTESRALLGKLPALPDDLTPVWSRWQ; encoded by the coding sequence ATGCTCAACGCGGATCTTCATTGTCATTCCAAGGTGTCGGACGGTACGCTTAGCCCGTCTGAAGTGGCGCAGGTCGCTTTCGAGGCCGGTGTCGACCTTTGGGCGCTGACGGATCACGACGAGATCGGTGGCCAGCGCGAAGCGCGTGCGGCGGCCGAGGCGCTGGGCATGCGGTATGTGAGCGGTGTGGAGATTTCCATCACCTGGGCCAATCGCACCGTGCATATCGTGGGGCTGAACATCGACCCCGACAATCCCACGCTGATCGACGGCCTCGCGGCAACGCGCGGCGGGCGGGCGGCGCGAGCCGAGCAGATGAGCGAACAACTGGCGGCGGCGGGTATTCCGGGGGCCTACGAAGGGGCACTGCGCTACGTTGGCAATCCTGACCTGATTTCGCGCACGCACTTCGCCCGCTATCTGGTGGAGATCGGCAAATGCGCGTCGGTCTCGGACGTGTTCTCGAAATATCTCGCGGAAGGGCGCCCTGGGTATGTCCCGCATCGCTGGGCGACGCTCGAGAATTCCGTGAAATGGATTCGCGGCGCGGGCGGCATTGCCGTTGTGGCGCATCCGGGCCGCTACAAATTTTCGCCGCTGGAATTCGGGGTACTGTTCGATCAGTTCCGCGAATTGGGCGGCGAAGCGATCGAAGTGATTACCGGCAGCCACACGCCGGAGCAGTATCGCGAGTACGCCGAGGTCGCGCGTCAGTACGGTTTTCTGGCGTCGCGCGGCTCGGATTTCCATGGACCGACCGAGAGCCGTGCGCTGCTCGGTAAGCTGCCTGCGCTGCCCGACGATCTCACCCCGGTCTGGAGCCGCTGGCAGTAA
- the ftsB gene encoding cell division protein FtsB: MRMVTLVLVLLLLAIQYPLWFGHGGWLYVHELRDELSAEQQKNEQLKERNDRLAGEVQDLQEGTAAIEERARFELGMVKDGEVFVQFVAPDGTGGPQAASGADAPLVSSTEPAHKSVAAAPPAAQPSSQTKGKAQSAHKTQHH; this comes from the coding sequence ATGCGAATGGTGACCTTGGTACTGGTGCTGCTTCTGTTAGCGATCCAGTATCCGCTCTGGTTCGGCCACGGTGGTTGGTTGTACGTGCACGAACTGCGCGACGAGTTGAGCGCCGAACAGCAGAAGAACGAGCAGTTGAAGGAACGTAACGATCGCCTTGCCGGCGAAGTGCAGGATTTGCAGGAAGGCACGGCGGCGATCGAGGAGCGCGCTCGTTTCGAACTGGGCATGGTCAAGGACGGCGAAGTGTTCGTGCAGTTCGTCGCCCCTGACGGCACGGGTGGTCCGCAGGCGGCATCCGGCGCCGACGCTCCGCTCGTATCGTCGACCGAGCCCGCGCACAAGTCAGTCGCGGCTGCGCCGCCGGCGGCGCAGCCGTCGTCGCAGACGAAGGGCAAGGCGCAATCGGCGCACAAGACGCAGCATCACTGA
- a CDS encoding site-2 protease family protein, producing the protein MNADLIQTIAVYALPVLFAITLHEAAHGYVAKYFGDPTAFLMGRVTLNPLKHIDPIGTVLVPLALYFMTSGAFLFGYAKPVPVAFGSLRNPRVDTIWVALAGPLCNFIQAILWAVFGLGLQVVGVHEPFFMMMAQAGLLVNLVMCMFNLFPVPPLDGGRVLVSLLPARAAYALSRVEPFGFFIVMALVVSGVLGRVWLWPLIQWGRDVIVWMLTPLLSLVS; encoded by the coding sequence ATGAATGCAGACCTGATCCAGACCATTGCGGTCTACGCGCTCCCTGTCCTCTTTGCGATCACCTTGCACGAGGCCGCGCACGGCTACGTCGCGAAATATTTCGGCGACCCCACCGCCTTTCTGATGGGGCGCGTAACGCTCAATCCCCTCAAGCATATCGATCCGATCGGCACGGTACTCGTGCCGCTCGCGCTTTACTTCATGACGAGCGGGGCATTCCTGTTCGGTTACGCGAAGCCGGTGCCGGTCGCGTTCGGCAGCCTGCGCAATCCGCGCGTCGACACAATCTGGGTGGCGCTTGCGGGGCCGCTCTGCAACTTCATTCAGGCCATTCTCTGGGCCGTGTTCGGCCTCGGCCTGCAAGTGGTCGGCGTACACGAGCCATTCTTCATGATGATGGCGCAGGCCGGGCTGCTGGTGAACCTTGTGATGTGCATGTTCAACCTGTTTCCGGTGCCGCCGCTCGACGGTGGGCGCGTGCTTGTGTCGCTGCTGCCGGCGCGCGCAGCCTACGCGCTCTCGCGCGTGGAACCTTTCGGCTTTTTCATCGTGATGGCGCTGGTGGTGAGCGGCGTGCTCGGCCGTGTGTGGCTGTGGCCGCTCATTCAATGGGGGCGAGACGTCATCGTCTGGATGCTCACGCCGCTGCTGTCGCTGGTTTCCTGA
- a CDS encoding gamma carbonic anhydrase family protein, with amino-acid sequence MPIYKLGDKTPQIHESAFVADTATIIGEVILAENSSVWPGVAIRGDNEPIKVGVGTNVQEGAVLHADPGYPLTLANGVSVGHQAMLHGCTVGENSLIGIQAVLLNGAVIGRDSLVGAGALVTERKTFPDRSLILGVPAKVVRELTDEEVANLKRNADVYATRRQVFKEQLVRIG; translated from the coding sequence ATGCCGATCTATAAACTTGGAGACAAGACCCCGCAGATCCACGAGAGTGCTTTCGTGGCCGACACTGCCACCATCATTGGAGAGGTGATCCTCGCCGAGAACAGCAGCGTTTGGCCGGGGGTGGCGATTCGCGGCGATAACGAGCCGATCAAGGTCGGGGTGGGCACCAATGTCCAGGAAGGCGCCGTCCTGCATGCCGACCCGGGCTATCCGCTCACGCTGGCAAATGGGGTGAGCGTCGGCCATCAGGCCATGCTGCACGGCTGCACGGTCGGAGAAAACTCGCTGATCGGCATTCAGGCGGTACTGCTCAATGGCGCGGTCATCGGCCGCGACAGTCTGGTGGGTGCAGGTGCGCTGGTCACCGAACGCAAGACGTTCCCCGACCGCTCCCTGATCCTGGGTGTGCCGGCCAAGGTCGTGCGCGAATTGACAGACGAGGAAGTCGCCAACCTCAAACGTAACGCGGACGTCTACGCGACGCGCCGTCAGGTCTTCAAGGAACAACTGGTGCGCATCGGCTAA
- a CDS encoding CTP synthase yields MTKFVFVTGGVVSSLGKGIAAASLAAILESRGLKVTLLKLDPYINVDPGTMSPFQHGEVFVTEDGAETDLDLGHYERFISAKMRRANNFTTGQIYESVIRKERRGEYLGKTVQVIPHITNEIQAFVERGARSTWDGHPDVAIVEIGGTVGDIESLPFLEAARQMNLRLGRNSVAFVHLTLVPYIATAGELKTKPTQHSVQKLREIGISPNVLLCRADRRIPEDECAKISLFANVPQDAVISVWDVDTIYKIPQMLHDQGMDKIICDELKIEAKPADLSMWTRLVHAVENPKHDVTIGMVGKYVDLTESYKSLIEALRHAAIHTETRVNIEYIDSEQIEKDGTDALKHLDAILVPGGFGRRGTEGKIKAIRYARENRVPYLGICLGMQLAVIEFARDVAKLAEANSTEFDPSTPHPVVALITEWQDRDGKIEQRTEDSDLGGTMRLGSQRVPIKTETLASRIYGDTVNERHRHRYEVNNHYVPQLEAAGMVISARTPTENLPEMMELPQQVHPWFVGVQFHPEFTSTPRDGHPLFKAYVEAALAGQQARKKAA; encoded by the coding sequence ATGACCAAATTCGTTTTTGTCACGGGCGGCGTGGTTTCCTCTCTTGGTAAGGGAATTGCTGCCGCATCTCTGGCCGCGATTCTCGAATCGCGTGGCCTCAAAGTCACCCTCCTCAAGCTTGATCCCTACATCAACGTCGACCCGGGCACGATGAGCCCGTTTCAGCACGGCGAGGTGTTTGTTACTGAGGATGGTGCGGAAACCGACCTCGATCTGGGCCATTATGAGCGCTTCATCAGCGCCAAGATGCGTCGTGCGAACAACTTCACGACGGGCCAGATTTATGAATCGGTGATCCGCAAGGAGCGCCGTGGCGAGTATCTCGGCAAGACCGTTCAGGTCATTCCGCACATCACCAATGAAATTCAGGCCTTTGTCGAGCGCGGTGCGCGTTCGACGTGGGATGGCCATCCGGATGTGGCCATCGTCGAAATCGGCGGTACGGTCGGCGATATCGAGTCGCTGCCGTTCCTCGAAGCCGCACGTCAGATGAATCTGCGCCTGGGCCGCAACAGCGTGGCCTTCGTGCACCTGACGCTCGTGCCGTACATCGCGACGGCAGGCGAACTCAAGACCAAGCCGACGCAACACAGCGTGCAGAAACTGCGCGAAATCGGTATTTCGCCGAACGTGCTACTGTGCCGTGCCGACCGTCGGATTCCGGAAGACGAGTGCGCCAAGATCTCGCTGTTCGCGAACGTTCCGCAGGACGCCGTGATCTCGGTCTGGGACGTCGACACGATCTACAAGATCCCGCAGATGCTCCATGACCAGGGCATGGACAAGATCATCTGCGACGAACTGAAGATCGAAGCCAAGCCGGCGGACCTGTCCATGTGGACGCGTCTGGTCCATGCTGTCGAAAATCCGAAGCACGATGTCACCATCGGCATGGTCGGCAAGTACGTCGATCTGACCGAATCGTACAAGTCGCTCATCGAAGCACTGCGTCACGCCGCGATCCACACGGAAACGCGCGTGAACATCGAGTACATCGACTCCGAACAGATCGAGAAGGACGGCACCGATGCGCTCAAGCATCTGGACGCCATTCTCGTGCCGGGCGGTTTCGGTCGCCGTGGCACCGAAGGCAAGATCAAGGCCATCCGTTACGCTCGCGAGAACCGTGTGCCGTATCTCGGCATCTGCCTCGGCATGCAACTCGCCGTGATCGAATTCGCCCGCGACGTGGCCAAGCTGGCCGAAGCCAACAGCACGGAGTTCGATCCGTCGACGCCGCATCCGGTGGTCGCCCTCATTACCGAGTGGCAGGATCGCGATGGCAAGATCGAGCAGCGTACCGAAGATTCGGATCTGGGCGGCACGATGCGCCTGGGTTCGCAGCGCGTGCCGATCAAGACCGAAACGCTCGCCTCGCGTATCTATGGCGACACGGTCAACGAGCGTCACCGTCACCGTTACGAAGTCAACAACCACTACGTCCCGCAGCTTGAAGCTGCCGGCATGGTGATCTCGGCACGTACGCCGACCGAAAACCTGCCGGAGATGATGGAACTGCCGCAGCAGGTGCATCCGTGGTTCGTGGGCGTTCAGTTCCACCCGGAATTCACCTCGACGCCGCGTGACGGTCATCCGCTCTTCAAGGCTTATGTCGAAGCGGCGCTGGCAGGTCAGCAAGCGCGCAAGAAAGCTGCCTGA
- a CDS encoding alpha/beta fold hydrolase — MTRDIIHFSHGNGFPAGVYRKMLGALADEYDVRAIDRIGHDPRYPVTPGWRYLRNELVDTLERQYQGEPVWLVGHSLGGFLSLMAALKAPQCVRGVVMIDSPIVTPGWRTQMLRLGLLTGLYERLSPAGVTKRRRDRWPDWEAAWQHFASKPAFASWDPDVLRDYIDCGTLPTGDGEARRLAFAREIEYRIYLTLPPLLAVRALRGVPVPVGFLAGTESRELRQAGIGATRRIVGTHLRYVHGTHLFPMERPLETAGAVRDMLAELRGEHRRPLAA, encoded by the coding sequence ATGACAAGAGACATCATCCATTTTTCGCACGGCAATGGTTTTCCTGCTGGCGTCTATCGCAAGATGCTCGGCGCATTGGCCGACGAGTACGACGTGCGCGCCATCGACCGTATTGGTCACGATCCGCGCTATCCGGTTACGCCGGGCTGGCGCTATTTGCGCAACGAATTGGTCGACACGCTGGAGCGCCAGTACCAAGGGGAACCGGTCTGGCTCGTCGGGCATTCTCTCGGCGGTTTCCTGAGCCTCATGGCGGCGCTCAAGGCGCCCCAGTGCGTGCGCGGTGTGGTGATGATCGATTCTCCTATCGTCACGCCGGGCTGGCGCACGCAGATGCTGCGGCTGGGCCTGCTCACGGGGCTCTACGAGCGTCTCTCGCCCGCCGGCGTGACCAAACGGCGGCGTGATCGCTGGCCCGACTGGGAGGCGGCGTGGCAGCACTTCGCCAGCAAGCCTGCTTTCGCCAGTTGGGATCCGGACGTGCTGCGTGACTATATCGATTGCGGCACGTTGCCGACGGGGGACGGCGAGGCCCGGCGTCTGGCGTTTGCTCGCGAAATCGAATACCGGATCTACCTGACGCTGCCACCGCTGCTCGCCGTTCGGGCATTGCGCGGTGTGCCGGTGCCCGTCGGCTTTCTGGCCGGCACAGAATCGCGCGAATTGCGGCAAGCGGGTATCGGTGCCACACGTCGAATTGTTGGCACCCACTTGCGTTATGTCCACGGCACCCATCTTTTCCCGATGGAGCGCCCGCTGGAGACGGCCGGCGCTGTACGGGACATGCTCGCCGAGCTGCGCGGCGAGCACCGCCGCCCGCTCGCGGCATGA
- the kdsA gene encoding 3-deoxy-8-phosphooctulonate synthase, with amino-acid sequence MKLCGFEVGLNKPFFLIAGTCVVESEQMTIDVAGQLKEITSALGIPFIYKSSFDKANRSSGRSYRGPGREAGLKILEEVRRQLGVPVLTDVHTEEDVAVAAPVVDVLQTPAFLCRQTDFIRACAQSGKPVNIKKGQFLAPHDMINVIDKARDAAREAGLPDDVFMACERGVSFGYNNLVSDMRSLAIMRETGAPVVFDATHSVQLPGGQGTSSGGQREFVPVLSRAAVAVGVSGLFMETHPDPANALSDGPNAVPLGRMRELLTTLKTIDAAVKQGDFLENNFN; translated from the coding sequence ATGAAACTGTGCGGTTTCGAGGTTGGCCTGAATAAGCCGTTTTTCCTGATCGCAGGCACCTGCGTCGTCGAGTCGGAGCAAATGACTATCGATGTCGCAGGGCAGCTCAAGGAAATCACGAGCGCGCTTGGCATTCCGTTCATCTACAAATCGTCGTTCGACAAGGCGAATCGCAGCTCGGGCAGGTCGTATCGCGGCCCCGGGCGCGAAGCTGGCCTGAAGATCCTCGAGGAAGTGCGTCGTCAACTCGGTGTGCCGGTGCTCACCGACGTGCACACCGAAGAGGACGTGGCTGTCGCTGCGCCCGTCGTCGATGTGCTACAAACGCCCGCGTTCCTGTGCCGTCAGACCGATTTCATCCGTGCCTGCGCCCAATCGGGCAAGCCGGTGAATATCAAGAAGGGACAGTTTCTCGCACCGCACGACATGATCAACGTCATCGACAAGGCCCGCGACGCCGCGCGCGAAGCCGGTCTGCCCGATGATGTCTTCATGGCTTGCGAGCGCGGTGTCTCGTTCGGTTACAACAATCTGGTCTCGGACATGCGCTCGCTGGCGATCATGCGCGAGACCGGTGCGCCGGTCGTGTTCGACGCCACGCACTCGGTCCAACTGCCCGGCGGTCAGGGCACCAGCTCGGGCGGTCAGCGCGAGTTCGTGCCGGTGCTCTCGCGTGCAGCCGTGGCCGTAGGCGTGTCGGGCCTGTTCATGGAGACCCACCCTGACCCGGCCAATGCGCTGTCTGACGGCCCCAACGCCGTGCCGCTCGGGCGCATGCGAGAACTGCTCACCACGCTCAAGACCATTGATGCGGCGGTGAAGCAGGGTGATTTTCTGGAAAATAACTTCAACTGA
- a CDS encoding ferritin-like domain-containing protein — translation MADFTPVPGGEAARNAISGNSTERSRADDACVVPGCARTRALALLRLCDPYEKAAGVTALRDAVREGAAHWYPARRFSAAEAAEGAEAIDEAGSPGMTDVPSDAAAHDARIPGRPALPRLVSPRELKHRAVTSVEGRAALLHALAHIEFNAINLALDALWRFDGLPTTYYDDWLQVAAEEAYHFALLAAHLKTLGDAYAYGCFPAHDGLWEMARRTSGDWLARLALVPRTLEARGLDASPPIKAKLAGAGDAAGAAILDIILRDEIGHVAIGNRWFRWGCERAGCDPVETYARLAAQYGAPRLRGPFNLEARRAAGFDDDELAALQAGE, via the coding sequence ATGGCCGATTTCACTCCCGTGCCCGGCGGCGAAGCCGCCCGCAACGCCATATCTGGCAATTCCACCGAACGCTCCCGGGCTGACGACGCTTGCGTTGTGCCCGGTTGCGCCCGGACGCGCGCACTCGCACTCCTGAGGCTGTGCGATCCGTATGAGAAGGCGGCAGGGGTCACTGCGCTTCGCGATGCAGTGCGTGAAGGGGCGGCGCACTGGTATCCGGCGCGCCGCTTTTCGGCGGCTGAAGCAGCTGAAGGGGCTGAAGCGATCGACGAGGCTGGTTCGCCCGGCATGACGGACGTTCCCAGCGATGCAGCGGCGCACGACGCCCGTATTCCCGGGCGTCCCGCATTGCCCCGGTTGGTCTCCCCGCGCGAGTTGAAACACCGTGCCGTTACGTCGGTGGAAGGGCGAGCGGCACTCCTGCACGCGCTCGCTCACATCGAGTTCAATGCGATCAATCTCGCGCTTGACGCCCTGTGGCGTTTCGACGGCCTGCCCACCACGTATTACGACGACTGGTTGCAGGTCGCGGCGGAGGAGGCATACCACTTCGCTTTGCTCGCGGCGCATCTGAAAACCCTGGGAGATGCCTACGCCTATGGCTGCTTCCCGGCACACGACGGCTTATGGGAAATGGCGCGCAGGACGTCCGGCGACTGGCTGGCGCGCCTCGCGCTGGTGCCGCGCACACTGGAAGCCCGCGGACTGGATGCCAGCCCGCCGATCAAGGCGAAGCTGGCCGGCGCAGGCGACGCCGCCGGTGCCGCCATTCTCGACATCATCCTGCGCGACGAAATCGGGCATGTCGCCATCGGCAACCGTTGGTTTCGCTGGGGCTGCGAGCGTGCCGGGTGCGATCCTGTCGAGACATACGCCCGGCTGGCGGCCCAATACGGTGCACCGCGCTTGCGAGGGCCGTTCAATCTGGAGGCGCGCCGGGCGGCGGGCTTCGACGACGACGAACTCGCGGCCCTTCAGGCGGGTGAGTAG